The following are encoded together in the Bos indicus isolate NIAB-ARS_2022 breed Sahiwal x Tharparkar chromosome 29, NIAB-ARS_B.indTharparkar_mat_pri_1.0, whole genome shotgun sequence genome:
- the HYLS1 gene encoding centriolar and ciliogenesis-associated protein HYLS1 isoform X1, translated as MIFSYRRSFSIGEAVEELVGPDGQKWADMDPEEGMLVAAKAFPHICAGHGEGDVRREAQSTLYDPYSKASVTSGKQPAFPAQLHHPHTESNGASEAVSETSQRLRKPVMKRKVLRRKPDGEVLVTDESMISESESGTENDMDVWDLRQRLMNLHFQEDRESPVDVSQKFSLPREYQGISQDQLICYLRREEMGPPAYEQDLIVASRPKSFILPRLDQLSRNRGKVDRVARYFEYKRDWDSMRLPGEDHRKELRWGIREQMLCRAEAQSKPQHIYVPNNYLVPTEKKRSALRWGVRCDLANGVMPKKLTSFPLFPS; from the coding sequence ATGATTTTCTCTTACAGAAGGTCCTTCAGTATAGGGGAAGCAGTGGAGGAACTTGTGGGACCTGATGGACAAAAATGGGCTGATATGGATCCAGAAGAAGGAATGTTAGTAGCCGCTAAAGCTTTCCCTCATATCTGTGCAGGCCACGGTGAGGGAGATGTCAGAAGAGAAGCCCAGTCCACCCTGTATGATCCCTACAGTAAAGCCTCAGTAACCTCAGGAAAGCAACCTGCTTTTCCTGCACAACTGCATCACCCACATACAGAAAGCAATGGCGCTTCAGAAGCAGTCTCAGAGACCTCCCAAAGACTCCGAAAGCCAGTTATGAAGAGAAAGGTGCTGCGTCGAAAGCCAGATGGGGAAGTATTAGTGACGGATGAGTCGATGATCAGTGAATCAGAGTCTGGTACAGAAAATGACATGGATGTCTGGGACTTAAGACAAAGGCTGATGAATCTGCACTTCCAGGAAGACAGGGAATCTCCAGTTGATGTTTCACAAAAATTTAGTCTACCACGTGAATACCAAGGAATTTCTCAAGATCAGCTCATTTGCTATCTACGAAGAGAAGAAATGGGCCCTCCAGCTTATGAACAAGACCTGATTGTTGCCAGCCGGCCCAAGTCCTTTATCCTCCCAAGGCTGGACCAGTTGAGCCGAAACCGGGGCAAGGTAGACCGGGTAGCCCGCTATTTTGAATATAAACGAGACTGGGACTCCATGCGGTTACCTGGTGAAGATCATAGGAAGGAATTACGCTGGGGTATCCGAGAGCAGATGCTTTGCCGTGCAGAAGCCCAGTCCAAGCCTCAGCATATATATGTTCCAAACAATTACCTAGTGCCAACTGAGAAGAAACGATCTGCCCTTCGCTGGGGTGTTCGTTGTGACCTTGCAAATGGTGTGATGCCCAAGAAACTTACGTCcttccctctttttccttcttaa
- the HYLS1 gene encoding centriolar and ciliogenesis-associated protein HYLS1 isoform X2, which produces MAQRRRSFSIGEAVEELVGPDGQKWADMDPEEGMLVAAKAFPHICAGHGEGDVRREAQSTLYDPYSKASVTSGKQPAFPAQLHHPHTESNGASEAVSETSQRLRKPVMKRKVLRRKPDGEVLVTDESMISESESGTENDMDVWDLRQRLMNLHFQEDRESPVDVSQKFSLPREYQGISQDQLICYLRREEMGPPAYEQDLIVASRPKSFILPRLDQLSRNRGKVDRVARYFEYKRDWDSMRLPGEDHRKELRWGIREQMLCRAEAQSKPQHIYVPNNYLVPTEKKRSALRWGVRCDLANGVMPKKLTSFPLFPS; this is translated from the coding sequence AAGGTCCTTCAGTATAGGGGAAGCAGTGGAGGAACTTGTGGGACCTGATGGACAAAAATGGGCTGATATGGATCCAGAAGAAGGAATGTTAGTAGCCGCTAAAGCTTTCCCTCATATCTGTGCAGGCCACGGTGAGGGAGATGTCAGAAGAGAAGCCCAGTCCACCCTGTATGATCCCTACAGTAAAGCCTCAGTAACCTCAGGAAAGCAACCTGCTTTTCCTGCACAACTGCATCACCCACATACAGAAAGCAATGGCGCTTCAGAAGCAGTCTCAGAGACCTCCCAAAGACTCCGAAAGCCAGTTATGAAGAGAAAGGTGCTGCGTCGAAAGCCAGATGGGGAAGTATTAGTGACGGATGAGTCGATGATCAGTGAATCAGAGTCTGGTACAGAAAATGACATGGATGTCTGGGACTTAAGACAAAGGCTGATGAATCTGCACTTCCAGGAAGACAGGGAATCTCCAGTTGATGTTTCACAAAAATTTAGTCTACCACGTGAATACCAAGGAATTTCTCAAGATCAGCTCATTTGCTATCTACGAAGAGAAGAAATGGGCCCTCCAGCTTATGAACAAGACCTGATTGTTGCCAGCCGGCCCAAGTCCTTTATCCTCCCAAGGCTGGACCAGTTGAGCCGAAACCGGGGCAAGGTAGACCGGGTAGCCCGCTATTTTGAATATAAACGAGACTGGGACTCCATGCGGTTACCTGGTGAAGATCATAGGAAGGAATTACGCTGGGGTATCCGAGAGCAGATGCTTTGCCGTGCAGAAGCCCAGTCCAAGCCTCAGCATATATATGTTCCAAACAATTACCTAGTGCCAACTGAGAAGAAACGATCTGCCCTTCGCTGGGGTGTTCGTTGTGACCTTGCAAATGGTGTGATGCCCAAGAAACTTACGTCcttccctctttttccttcttaa
- the HYLS1 gene encoding centriolar and ciliogenesis-associated protein HYLS1 isoform X3 → MAQRRSFSIGEAVEELVGPDGQKWADMDPEEGMLVAAKAFPHICAGHGEGDVRREAQSTLYDPYSKASVTSGKQPAFPAQLHHPHTESNGASEAVSETSQRLRKPVMKRKVLRRKPDGEVLVTDESMISESESGTENDMDVWDLRQRLMNLHFQEDRESPVDVSQKFSLPREYQGISQDQLICYLRREEMGPPAYEQDLIVASRPKSFILPRLDQLSRNRGKVDRVARYFEYKRDWDSMRLPGEDHRKELRWGIREQMLCRAEAQSKPQHIYVPNNYLVPTEKKRSALRWGVRCDLANGVMPKKLTSFPLFPS, encoded by the coding sequence GTCCTTCAGTATAGGGGAAGCAGTGGAGGAACTTGTGGGACCTGATGGACAAAAATGGGCTGATATGGATCCAGAAGAAGGAATGTTAGTAGCCGCTAAAGCTTTCCCTCATATCTGTGCAGGCCACGGTGAGGGAGATGTCAGAAGAGAAGCCCAGTCCACCCTGTATGATCCCTACAGTAAAGCCTCAGTAACCTCAGGAAAGCAACCTGCTTTTCCTGCACAACTGCATCACCCACATACAGAAAGCAATGGCGCTTCAGAAGCAGTCTCAGAGACCTCCCAAAGACTCCGAAAGCCAGTTATGAAGAGAAAGGTGCTGCGTCGAAAGCCAGATGGGGAAGTATTAGTGACGGATGAGTCGATGATCAGTGAATCAGAGTCTGGTACAGAAAATGACATGGATGTCTGGGACTTAAGACAAAGGCTGATGAATCTGCACTTCCAGGAAGACAGGGAATCTCCAGTTGATGTTTCACAAAAATTTAGTCTACCACGTGAATACCAAGGAATTTCTCAAGATCAGCTCATTTGCTATCTACGAAGAGAAGAAATGGGCCCTCCAGCTTATGAACAAGACCTGATTGTTGCCAGCCGGCCCAAGTCCTTTATCCTCCCAAGGCTGGACCAGTTGAGCCGAAACCGGGGCAAGGTAGACCGGGTAGCCCGCTATTTTGAATATAAACGAGACTGGGACTCCATGCGGTTACCTGGTGAAGATCATAGGAAGGAATTACGCTGGGGTATCCGAGAGCAGATGCTTTGCCGTGCAGAAGCCCAGTCCAAGCCTCAGCATATATATGTTCCAAACAATTACCTAGTGCCAACTGAGAAGAAACGATCTGCCCTTCGCTGGGGTGTTCGTTGTGACCTTGCAAATGGTGTGATGCCCAAGAAACTTACGTCcttccctctttttccttcttaa